One stretch of Molothrus aeneus isolate 106 chromosome 2, BPBGC_Maene_1.0, whole genome shotgun sequence DNA includes these proteins:
- the RHOG gene encoding rho-related GTP-binding protein RhoG yields the protein MQSIKCVVVGDGAVGKTCLLICYTTNAFPKEYIPTVFDNYSAQNTVDGRTINLNLWDTAGQEEYDRLRTLSYPQTNVFIICFSIASPPSYENVKHKWYPEVCHHCPSVPILLVGTKKDLRNNPETMKRLKEQNQAPITTQQGISLSKQIRAVKYLECSALNQEGIKDVFTEAVRAVLNPAPAKPKRPCVLL from the coding sequence ATGCAGAGCATCAAGTGCGTGGTGGTGGGTGACGGCGCGGTGGGCAAGACCTGCCTGCTCATCTGCTACACCACCAACGCCTTCCCCAAGGAGTACATCCCCACCGTGTTCGACAACTACAGCGCCCAGAACACGGTGGACGGCAGGACTATAAACTTAAACCTGTGGGACACGGCCGGCCAGGAGGAGTACGACCGCCTGCGGACGCTTTCCTACCCCCAGACCAACGTCTTCATCATCTGCTTCTCCATCGCCAGCCCGCCCTCCTACGAGAACGTCAAGCACAAGTGGTACCCCGAGGTgtgccaccactgccccagCGTGCCCATCCTCCTCGTCGGCACCAAGAAGGATCTGAGGAACAACCCCGAGACCATGAAGCGGCTCAAGGAGCAGAACCAGGCGCCCATCACCACCCAGCAGGGCATCAGCCTCTCCAAGCAGATCCGCGCCGTCAAGTACCTGGAGTGCTCGGCGCTCAACCAGGAGGGCATCAAGGATGTGTTCACCGAGGCCGTGAGGGCCGTGCTCAACCCTGCCCCGGCCAAGCCCAAGAGGCCCTGCGTGCTCTTGTGA